The genomic interval GGAAGACAGAAAAGTGGAAGTTGTCGAGAGGGGAAAGTCTTGAAATAACGGGAGTCCGGACCTAGGGGTTGTCGCTATGCACCCGGCCCCCACAGCGGCAGGGTCTTCAGTCTCGGTTCTTTGAGTGCTGCGCACAGCGGTTTCAGGTGGTGGCCAGGTGTTCTAACGTGCCCTGTGTCTGAGATGTCACTACCTGCCACCTTTGCCTTCATGTCAGCCTCGACTACTGCAACATGGAACCCAGTTGTGTTCTTGCGTTAGGTGTGAGGGATACAAAGAATTGTGCCACTGCAGCAGAATTTTTTACCAGCCTCTTCCTCCCTCGTTAAGAAAGCCTTAACGGATGGAACCAAAGCACCTGGGAGTTGGAAATCCTGGGCCTCCTCCTCTTTTGTTGTagatgttttgtttcttgatcaATTTGCCTTAAgaagctctttctttctctttcagcagTTGGAATTGATCACACCTTTTCAGTTGTACTTCAATCCTGAATTAATCTTTAAACACTTTCAAGTAAGTCGTGCATCACAACCACAGTTAACGTTTCAGTGTTTTAAACTTGCTTTTTGTGCTTTTAAGTAGCAAATCTTTCCATATGCTATCTGAAAAGAATTAGGCGGGAATATTCGATTTTAAGTCTTATTGTCTGTGGGGGGGTCAATAAAGCAGTGATTCTGCACCCCGACTGGGCTTCAGAATCACCTACAGAACTTGGAAGAGATGTTCAGGCACCTCATCATGTACCAAAATCGGAATCTGCAAGGGCAGGAATGAagagtctgtatttttaatttttttatttgtaatgtttattatttttgagagagatagagaccgagtgcaagcgagggaggggcagagagagagggagacacagaatctgaagcaggctccaggctccaggctccgagctgtcagcacagagcccgacgcggggctcgaacccacgaaccgtgagatcatgacctgagccaaagtcggggacacttaaccgactgagccatccaggcgccccgaagaatctgtattttatttgtaaagttcCCTGAACGGTTTTGATTTGATGTGTCCAGTTCCTGTATTTAGAAATTACCGGCTCAGGGTTAATATTGTAGTGTGAGAGTAGACTGGTGGTCTCTTCCCAGGGAGGGTCTCACAGGACGCCCTGTTTTGTCCACTCGCCACCTCGGGGTCATCACTGTGGTCCATTTCGGAAGCCCACCTCTCTTAGTAAATTGATCCGTCTTCCAGGGATCAGATGATATTCACAAAAATATCTGTGAACCCTCAGGTGTTTAGTGTATAGGTCTCTGTGAATATTTCCACCTCTCGCTCTGTACTTGTGCTTCCTTATATGCTTGTCTCCTGGCTGAGTTGGGGACTCTGAGATCCTGGATGCAGTTCGCGTGCAGAACGGAATTATTTCAACTTTGTTTCCAATCCTTAAGAATTTAATGATGCGCGAAGCAGGCCCGTGGACTCCCGTCCCTGCCTTCGTCGTTCACTGATCCTTCACTGCTCACCTGGCCTTTGCTGGGAGCTGTGGCTCCATCCAGGCATGCTTCCTGTTCATTTGCTCGGCTTGGTTTTGCCTGGGGTTAAACTCTTGACGACACCGTGTATCTGCATTTGGGGTCGGGGGTTCCAGGTCCGACTTCAGAGTCTCCCTGGTCCAGCTCCCCTGGGCAAGCCATCTGAAAGCCCTCCGAGTCTCCGTGTCCCCGTGTGTGACACGGGATGGTCGCACCAGCTGTCGCCGCACGTGAGATCATAGACCgtgttaaaacattttaaaatgtgaagcgCTCTCCCTTTGTGAGTAGCCGTCTTTATTGTGGGTGTGGATGGGTAGGGAAAAGTAAAGGGTGGCCGCCATGAAAGCTAGTGTCCTTGTTTCTGCCGATTAGACTCCAATTATTAGAGCATTAGGTTTTTACTTGTAGGGAGTTGGCCGTTTACTCAAACTGGAACTGGAGTCTTTGCTTTAGAATTACTCTTTCCTCTGGACGGTTCTCACTAATACAGAAACGTTTCTCAGCGATTTATTTTAGATCTCTGGAGTCTCTCTCCGGCCTCTCGAGGCTATTGGTCGGACCCAACACATATGAAAGCACTCTTCTCTATTCTGCAGATTAACGTAGTCTTTCCGTCcaactttttccataatttgcctgACCATATggtatgggcttttttttttttttttttttttttttttttttaataagacaatGACAGTCTCAAGTTTTCTGTCCTGTTGTCCCTACAGATTTCAGGGGCAAGTGGTACCTTCCAGGAATTCAGCTAGAAGCACAAAAATCCTGTGTCAGATCACGTGTGCCCCACTCTTTGGCTCAGATGGTGGCATCACTTATTCGTGGCCTTTCAACCATTGCAATCCTAGGATATCTCTTTTGTCTTAATACGGAAACGTTTCCTGGtatattttacttaatcttttctcttgatttttttctcttaacagatATGGAGGCTAATCaccaatttcttattttttggtcCGGTTggattcaattttttatttaacatgatTTTTCTGTATCCTTTATTAAGTGGGGGTTAGCATGAAAACTGTAGGTTTACCTAGGGAAAACAAGTTAAAGCTAttaatgttgttatttttgttaccaCCTTAGCTGTAACTTCTGGGTCCTGGATCAGGGGTACACAGAGTAGCTGGTCAGAAAGTCATGTTTTGAGAGTGTCTGTCGGTCCCTGTTCCGAGGGGAGGTATTTAACCATAAGTGATTCCCCTTCTGCCCATCGGTCACTTACGGATCAGATcgagggggaggagaggtggtgTAGGCGAGGCACCCAGATGCACTGGTAACTGCCAGGGTTTGCTACAGGTTCGGGAGTGGGTTCGGGAGGAAGGGCTAACATGAGGTGTCCCTGGGCGTTGGTCGCCAGCCCTGCTGGCTGAAAAGACCGTGCCCTGCGTCTGCCCGGCCTGCCACGATCTGGTTGTTGAAAGAGAGGACAAGGCCTTCTGTGCTCAGATGGTAACTGGGGCCCCTGAGCAGGGCCTCCCTTCTCCGTGGGGGCCCTCTGGGTCGAGAGGGGAGTTAGAGCTCATCTCACCTGTAGGAGACAGAGGGCCTTGTAGGGGTGACGGGGTCCCTGCCCTAGGGTGGGATCTATCGTTCTAAGTGGCTGATAATTAATTTTTCCATCATAACGTCTCTTCTTGGATTAAGGTACAGAAATGCTGCATCTGCCTGGCCTGAAAGAGTAGATTATCACACAGGCCTTCTCGCCGGGCACTTCTTCCATCAGGTGGTGAAAACGCAAGGCTTGTGCCCATCGTGGCACAGCCAAGCGCGGGAAGGACGGGACTGATTGGAACAGGGGGTTTGTGCAGCGTCGGGCCTCGCTCCCCAGTCGCAAGCAGCGTGTGTAAAATGCGCGGCCGGCCTTGGCCCGCCTGAAAGGCCTGGTGGAGAGGGAAACACGCTGCCCCTCGTGAACATCCCTACAGAAGCGAAGCCGTGGCTGGGTACAGATAGCACGGAGCCCACGTGGACTGAAGGGATATgctaaattttactttcttcacgTCTGTGCACTTAACATTTTCTTAACTTGGAACCCTAAGATACCGTTACTGTCGAATGCTAGAAGAAGGCTCTTTCCGAGGCCGAACGGcagattttgtatttatgttcCTTTTTGGTGGATTCTTAATGACTGTATCCTTCAACAAGTAGAGCAAATACAGGAAAACATTGAAGGAcaccctctgtcttcctcaagCTCTCCGCCTGTCCTAACAACTCACTAGATAAGCTGAACCAACAGATAAAGGCAGACCTCCAGACTTTAGCCTCAGGGTCCCACTATCTGTTTTACAGTGTGCTTTCTGTGACCGCTCTCTGAGCCTACAGGTTGGACAGGATGCTTTTCTCCCGTGAGCCAGTCGGGGGAACTTTTAACCCAGGTGGGTTACGATTAAGTGCGTTAGCTGTATTCTTGTCGACGTGCGTGTATTTAAGCTAAGTTGCCAAGACATTTATTTGGATAGCACCCAAActgataaattattattattttttaaggtttatttctaatttaaaaaatttaaacgtttatttatttttgaaggagagagacagagtgtgaggcggggaggggcagagagagggaggaagacagaatgcaaagcaggctccgggctccaagttgccaacacagagcccgacgtggggctcgaactcacaggccacgagatcatgacctgagtcgaagtcagacgcttaaccgactaagccacccaggcgcccctaatgtttgtttattgtttttatttatttatttttttgagttttttaacgtttatttattcttgagagacagagacagagcatgagcggggaaggggcagagagagggggagacacagagtccgaagcaggctccaggctctgagctgtcagcacagagcccaatgcggggcttgaacccacaaacgagAAGAcgatgacccgagccgaagtcagacgcctaaccgactgagccacccaggcgcccctaatgtttgtttatttttgagacagagcacaagcaggggaggggcatagagaggaggggacagagaatctgaagcaggctctctgctgtcagcagagagccccatgtggagctcaaactcatgaaccgtgagatcgtgacctgggctgaagtcagatcctcaaccgactgagccccccaggcattgcgataaattgttattaaaaaaacaaaagactattGTCACGGGTATAACAGAACGCCATCCTGTCTGACAAGGTGGTTTTGGCCCCAGTTGGCTCTATTCACCTCATAAAGGTGCTGATGGCGAGCGAAATTTCATGTAATTATTGACCAAGGAACTAATATATTTTCCAAACAGCGGAGAACTTCATGGACACAGAATAGTAACTGGAAGCAGCTACCCTGGAGGAGTTTTGGCCCGCGCAGATTTTTGCCTGGTCGCTCTGGGTAATtgttttcaggctttttttttctcccccctcgaGAGGCGTAAGTACCGTTGGAGCTCCGTGACGCAGACCCGTTAGAGCACAGCTCTCTGTCCTGGCGCTCAGCCTTCCCTGTCACGCTTCTGACGCTGACCTTTTCCTTGACGCCGTGTGCTAGCTCTTTGGGCTGTTCGTGAGTCTGGTTTTCCTGGGCCAGGCCTTCACCATAATGCTCGTGTACGTGTGGAGCCGAAGGAACCCGTACGTCCGCATGAACTTCTTCGGCCTTCTCAACTTCCAGGCCCCCTTCCTGCCGTGGGTGCTCATGGGCTTCTCGCTGTTGTTGGGGAACTCTGTCATCGTGGACCTCCTGGGTGAGTCTCGCCACTACTTCGTGCCCTCCGTAGCCACCCTTTCTCGCGTCTGCGGTCCGGCCCTCGCTCGTACGGGACCGTGTTAGGGTCATGCGCtccaagacccccccccccccccagcagtaTTTAGTTTTTTAGCGCTTATTAATCGTATCGACGTTTCCTAAAATGCGTGCGGTCTGTCGGGGGTCCTCCCCTCATTCTTCCTTTCTCGGGGATTCTAGGCATCGCGGTTGGACACATCTACTTTTTCTTGGAAGACGTATTTCCCAATCAGCCTGGTGGAATCAGAATTCTGAAAACGCCATCTGTCTTGTGAGTATTCGCCACTGGGTTGCGTGTTGCTTGCAGAGAAACCGGTGCGGGGTCCGCGATCTGTGTTCTTGGGGGGCTCCCGGAGGTCCTAAGGACAGTAAGTATTTGCAGATTGAGCCCCTGGCTGCGGCTGAAGAGCGTGTCGATCGGGCCAGAGGTGGTGCCCGAGGTGGGCAGGAGCGAGGTCAGCAGGCTCGGGACGGCCCGAGAGTGGCGTGCCGACGGCCACCCGCACCTCCTGTGCCGAGGGGGGGGCCCGCTGGTGTCCGGGACAGCTACTGTCTGGGCTTACGGCGGGGAGGTGGCAAAGTGGGCAAAACTGGCCACAAGGAAGTTTCTAGGGGTGGTATTTCTGGCCTTCCAGAAAGTAAGatgagtagagagagaaggagcaagccGGACTGCAACCCCAGTGCAGGCTGTTCCGCCGATCATCTGTGTGACATTAACACAGTCCCCCGTTGGGGGTGCCCGGCCGGCTCAGTTGGGGGAGTGTGCGACTGCTGATATcgggatcgtgagtttgagccctatgtggggtgtagagacgacttgaaagaaatctcaaaaacaaaagtccTCCTGTGTTTTGCACTTTCCTCTCCTGAGAATAGAGCTTTGATTTGTAAGACCTTTTTCTACTCCAGAAAGTTGTGTCCTTGAGACATATGGCATTTAAAAGGGGccacctgaggggcgcctggggggctcagttggttaagcgaccaacttcggctcaggtcatgatcgtgcagtttgtgagttcgagccccgcgtcgggccctgtgctgccagctcagggcctggagctgcttcggattctgtgtctccccctctctctacccctcacctgctcacgctctgtgtctctctgtctctcagtaataaataaacattaaaaaaaattttcttttaataaaataaaagggtccACCTGATgagtaaaatgtgaatttttaatcagatgttgggggcacctgggtggctcagtcggtcaagcatttgacttgggctcaggtcatgatctcaccgtttgtgggttcaagccctgctttgagtGAGCccaacttctctctccctctctctgcccctcactcacttgcaccttctctgtctcaaaaaaagccatatatatatatatatatatatatatatatatatgtgtgtgtgtatgtataaaacgTTGGTTGTAGAATAGTTAAGCAAAACAAAGAGTCAAGTCCTACGTAGTCCTACCACTCAGCCATAACCCTGGCTGTCATGGTTGACGTTGTGATACATATCCTTCAGTCTTTAACTgtctgcactttttaaaaatgccgtTTCGTAACCTTTTCAGTGTAATAAGTCGTCCTCATTTTCCCATCACGAACGTCCTACAGAACTAACAACCGCGTGATAGCGTGTGGTCCACAGGCGGCATGGTTTCCTTTGCATCCCTGTGGCTAGACGGCGACATTAGTGGTTGCTTTTCCCTCCCGCGCTTGGCGTGGCTCACATCCGCGGTCGTTTTCCAAGGATGCGTTCCCATTTGTTTGGTGTTGAGTCTACATGTCCGTCGGCAAAGCTTCCGTTTCCCCACAGCCGTGTCGAACGTGGGAGTATCGGGCTTGCCTTTTCTTAGGTGGACAGCTGTAAGGTGGCCGTGTTTTTATGATGTTcttaaacgtttacttattagagagagagcacgtgtgcacgtGAGCGGGGACGGGGCACAGGGGTCAGCTCCGCGCCCCGCGGCTTCAGGAGTGGTGTCAGCACGGTGTGTGTGCACTTACCCCTTTGTGTGAGGCCGCTTTCACTCACTCGAACGTGTTTGACATTGACCTCCATCGTTGCACGTATCGGGAGTCAGTTCTTTCTTTTGCCGCGTGGTGTTCCGCCGTGAACGTACCGGTCTTTTCCGTGGTTCCCTATTCACATGGACGGTGAGgagctgtccttttttttttttttttcccctttttaagtgtatttttgggagggggagagagggagacagaagttccaaagcgggctctgcactgacagcacagagcccgatgcggggctcaaacccacgaatcgtgagatcgtgacctgaaccgaagtcagacgcccaaccaaccgactgagccacccaggcgccctgaacccGACTCCTATTATCGTGAATGTATTGACTATTTAGTGAACCCCACACGTAACCAGTCTTGCATCGctgtgcccctcaccccccacgtGGACGCCTTGTTCATCCTGCTCTGCCTCGGCCCCCCGTGGTGGCCTCTGTCTCACGGGGAACGTCCTCTTGACCCAACTCAGGCTTTGCCACCCTGTACCGGCCCCTCCGTGCGTGCACGCCCCGGTTGGAATTTCGACTCCCTGTGCCAGGATGTTCCTGAAATCCCCGTGTCGCCCTGGGCCACCATGGTTCCTCTTCCTTGCGTGGACACCTACTCTGTCCTGTTAACGTTCGGAAAGTAAAAGTGTCTCGGCTTTTAACATGCTTCCTTTTCATCAGGAAAGCAaaccttttcatgtttattggccatttgggttTCTTGAATGGCCTTTTTACCCCTGTATTTTTCTACTACTGGGTGTTTGCTTTTATTGTTAATTTGTAagaattattctctttttttgttaatttttaagaactAAAGAAGCTCACATTGAAATATAGATGCTTTTTTCTGACCCCAATATAAAACAGAAGTTTCCAgatacatttctaattttgtcaACTGTGGGGTAAGTGTAATCAGAAATATGAATGTAAACAGTGGATGCTGCTTTAAtggttagttcttttttttttttaatttttttaatgaatatttatttatttatttatttttttttcaatatatgaaatttattgccaaattggtttccatacaacacccagtgctcatcccaaaaggtgccctcctcaatacccatcacccaccctcccctccctcccaccccccatcaaccctcagtttgttctcagtttttaagagtctcttatgctttggctctctcccactctaacctcttttttttccctacccctcccccatgggtttctgttaagtttctcaggatccacataagagtgaaaacatagggtatctgtctttctctgtatggcttatttcacttagcatcacactctccagttccatccacgttgctacaaagggccatattttgttctttctcattgccatgtagtattccattgtgtatataaaccacaatttctttatccatgaatatttatttttgagagagagaaagagagatacagagcgtgagcaagggatgGGCgtagagagggacacagaatccgaagcaggatccagattctgagttgtcggcacagagcccgacgcggggctcgaacgcacaaaccttgagatcatgacctgggccacgGGTTCCTTGTATGCGTGGGTGCGTGCACCATTTGTCCCTTGTGACAGGCTTGTTTCACGGAACACCACATCCTCCGGGTTCATCCACAtcgtagcaggtgtcagaatttcctttctttttaaggctgaataacattcctctgtgattttgtctgtctgtctgtccatcacTGGATACTGGGTGGTACCTTGGTGGTGGGGAGACATTCATAATAAACTTAGTGAAAATCAGGTTACGAGGTAAATAGTGTGGCCTAATTTTTGTAAAAGCGTACGTATGAAAGCTCTGTAAGAGTAATGAGAACATTAACCACGATTCTGGAGATTTaggatatttatatatacttcttgttttctttatagtTAGCATTTATTGcgtttgtagttaaaaaaaaaaaaaagagggtgcttgggtggctcagtcggttaagcgtctgacttccactcaggtcacgatctcaaggttcgtgggttcgagccccacgtcgggctccgtgctgacagctcggagcctggagcctgcttcggattctgtgtctccctctctgtctgcctcttccctgctcatgctctgtctctctctgtctcaaaaataaataaaacatttaaaaaattaaaaaaaaaaaaaaaaaaagggtccgGGAAGTAAAAGTTAACGTAAACGTGAAATAATCGTGAAAACTTCCACGGCGTGAGAAGTGTGTGCTTGGCGGGCGGAGATGTTTGTCCGTTGGCGGAGGCCCCGCGGGACGGGAGCTGCCGGGACTCTGGGACTAAACGACCCCCGTTGCCTTTCAGGAAGGCTATTTTCGATACACCAGATGAGGATCCAAATTACAATCCGCTACCCGAAGAGCGGCCCGGAGGCTTCGCGTGGGGCGAGGGCCAGCGCCTCGGCGGTTAGAGCGGCAGCGCCGCTAACGGGACCGGCTGGGAAGGACTCGGTGACACACCCGCGGGGGTCGTTTTATCCTTTGTGTTGCAAAAGCGTGGACGCTTGGCGGC from Panthera leo isolate Ple1 chromosome E1, P.leo_Ple1_pat1.1, whole genome shotgun sequence carries:
- the DERL2 gene encoding derlin-2 isoform X1, which produces MAYQSLRLEYLQIPPVSRAYTTACVLTTAAVQLELITPFQLYFNPELIFKHFQIWRLITNFLFFGPVGFNFLFNMIFLYRYCRMLEEGSFRGRTADFVFMFLFGGFLMTLFGLFVSLVFLGQAFTIMLVYVWSRRNPYVRMNFFGLLNFQAPFLPWVLMGFSLLLGNSVIVDLLGIAVGHIYFFLEDVFPNQPGGIRILKTPSVLLFSIHQMRIQITIRYPKSGPEASRGARASASAVRAAAPLTGPAGKDSVTHPRGSFYPLCCKSVDAWRLGRARLQKHFMEWYSSEPSGRRGRSARGFSPRRPRKRDPRSQTTGDTKPPPPPLASRCGRPEPCGVGSASPPPPL
- the DERL2 gene encoding derlin-2 isoform X2; the protein is MAYQSLRLEYLQIPPVSRAYTTACVLTTAAVQLELITPFQLYFNPELIFKHFQIWRLITNFLFFGPVGFNFLFNMIFLYRYCRMLEEGSFRGRTADFVFMFLFGGFLMTLFGLFVSLVFLGQAFTIMLVYVWSRRNPYVRMNFFGLLNFQAPFLPWVLMGFSLLLGNSVIVDLLGIAVGHIYFFLEDVFPNQPGGIRILKTPSVLLSPWLRLKSVSIGPEVVPEVGRSEVSRLGTAREWRADGHPHLLCRGGGPLVSGTATVWAYGGEVAKWAKLATRKFLGVVFLAFQKVR
- the DERL2 gene encoding derlin-2 isoform X3, with protein sequence MAYQSLRLEYLQIPPVSRAYTTACVLTTAAVQLELITPFQLYFNPELIFKHFQAFTIMLVYVWSRRNPYVRMNFFGLLNFQAPFLPWVLMGFSLLLGNSVIVDLLGIAVGHIYFFLEDVFPNQPGGIRILKTPSVLLFSIHQMRIQITIRYPKSGPEASRGARASASAVRAAAPLTGPAGKDSVTHPRGSFYPLCCKSVDAWRLGRARLQKHFMEWYSSEPSGRRGRSARGFSPRRPRKRDPRSQTTGDTKPPPPPLASRCGRPEPCGVGSASPPPPL
- the DERL2 gene encoding derlin-2 isoform X5, giving the protein MAYQSLRLEYLQIPPVSRAYTTACVLTTAAVQLELITPFQLYFNPELIFKHFQIWRLITNFLFFGPVGFNFLFNMIFLYRYCRMLEEGSFRGRTADFVFMFLFGGFLMTLFGLFVSLVFLGQAFTIMLVYVWSRRNPYVRMNFFGLLNFQAPFLPWVLMGFSLLLGNSVIVDLLGIAVGHIYFFLEDVFPNQPGGIRILKTPSVLKAIFDTPDEDPNYNPLPEERPGGFAWGEGQRLGG
- the DERL2 gene encoding derlin-2 isoform X7, which gives rise to MAYQSLRLEYLQIPPVSRAYTTACVLTTAAVQLELITPFQLYFNPELIFKHFQIWRLITNFLFFGPVGFNFLFNMIFLYRYCRMLEEGSFRGRTADFVFMFLFGGFLMTLFGLFVSLVFLGQAFTIMLVYVWSRRNPYVRMNFFGLLNFQAPFLPWVLMGFSLLLGNSVIVDLLGIAVGHIYFFLEDVFPNQPGGIRILKTPSVLGINVCTCKLGLAAEEAQGCLSGTEN
- the DERL2 gene encoding derlin-2 isoform X4, whose protein sequence is MAYQSLRLEYLQIPPVSRAYTTACVLTTAAVLELITPFQLYFNPELIFKHFQAFTIMLVYVWSRRNPYVRMNFFGLLNFQAPFLPWVLMGFSLLLGNSVIVDLLGIAVGHIYFFLEDVFPNQPGGIRILKTPSVLLFSIHQMRIQITIRYPKSGPEASRGARASASAVRAAAPLTGPAGKDSVTHPRGSFYPLCCKSVDAWRLGRARLQKHFMEWYSSEPSGRRGRSARGFSPRRPRKRDPRSQTTGDTKPPPPPLASRCGRPEPCGVGSASPPPPL
- the DERL2 gene encoding derlin-2 isoform X6 — translated: MAYQSLRLEYLQIPPVSRAYTTACVLTTAAVLELITPFQLYFNPELIFKHFQIWRLITNFLFFGPVGFNFLFNMIFLYRYCRMLEEGSFRGRTADFVFMFLFGGFLMTLFGLFVSLVFLGQAFTIMLVYVWSRRNPYVRMNFFGLLNFQAPFLPWVLMGFSLLLGNSVIVDLLGIAVGHIYFFLEDVFPNQPGGIRILKTPSVLKAIFDTPDEDPNYNPLPEERPGGFAWGEGQRLGG
- the DERL2 gene encoding derlin-2 isoform X8 — protein: MLVYVWSRRNPYVRMNFFGLLNFQAPFLPWVLMGFSLLLGNSVIVDLLGIAVGHIYFFLEDVFPNQPGGIRILKTPSVLLFSIHQMRIQITIRYPKSGPEASRGARASASAVRAAAPLTGPAGKDSVTHPRGSFYPLCCKSVDAWRLGRARLQKHFMEWYSSEPSGRRGRSARGFSPRRPRKRDPRSQTTGDTKPPPPPLASRCGRPEPCGVGSASPPPPL